The following are from one region of the Arthrobacter sp. TMP15 genome:
- the ybaK gene encoding Cys-tRNA(Pro) deacylase — MAKKTSSTSAGTLATVALKAAGVPFTAHSYTHDPENTNFGLEAATLMGVAPERVFKTLMAEVGDSLVVAVVPVNGSLDLKALAQALGHKKAAMADPATAQRRSGYVLGGISPLGQRHHSPTIVDESALQYATIYVSGGRRGFDVELSPTCLITLTQAITAKIGHPV, encoded by the coding sequence ATGGCCAAGAAAACCTCCTCAACCAGCGCTGGCACCCTCGCGACTGTCGCCTTAAAGGCCGCCGGTGTGCCTTTTACTGCACACAGTTACACCCATGATCCGGAGAATACAAATTTCGGACTCGAAGCCGCGACCTTAATGGGTGTTGCACCAGAGCGCGTTTTTAAGACACTCATGGCGGAGGTTGGTGACAGCCTTGTGGTGGCGGTTGTACCCGTAAATGGCAGCTTGGACCTGAAAGCCCTCGCCCAAGCGCTGGGTCACAAGAAGGCCGCTATGGCCGATCCAGCCACGGCCCAACGTCGAAGCGGCTATGTCCTAGGCGGTATCTCACCCTTGGGCCAGCGCCACCATAGCCCCACCATAGTGGATGAATCAGCACTGCAGTACGCAACCATTTATGTTTCCGGCGGGCGCAGAGGTTTCGACGTTGAACTCTCACCCACGTGCCTCATCACGCTGACACAAGCTATAACAGCGAAGATCGGCCACCCCGTCTGA
- a CDS encoding lipase — translation MATSEQQSSAWLKWGALGAAAAGIGAVTVVTATSGLAAYFARRIITPEKQRVDDVAILAVITDGPTLQVVLEAQPDTIVEGNYGLFFDKGRAHAIIGPIISYVPREGSVTREVIAVLGGELRSATSGWWSGSLHAHPEEMGLECEDVTLDLPGGPGPAWLLPALDPGPTWAIMVHGRGATRNEGLRAVPTAHRLGMNALLMSYRNDGDAPKAPDGRYGLGVTEWADVEVAIDFAISRGAKDVVLFGYSMGGAISLQTADVARNRKHILALVLDAPVINWVNVLAHQAALNRIPNYIGNYAELMLTHPLGRRLTGLAAPVDFKSMDWVSRAVELRTPSLILHSIDDDFVPYEPTAELARRNPEMVTFEPFSKALHTKEWNVDPARWENVVESWLRPRLGKHALPREL, via the coding sequence ATGGCTACCTCAGAACAGCAGTCAAGTGCATGGCTTAAATGGGGTGCCTTGGGCGCCGCTGCAGCAGGGATCGGAGCGGTAACGGTTGTCACCGCTACATCTGGACTTGCCGCTTACTTTGCCCGGCGCATCATTACTCCCGAAAAACAACGAGTTGACGATGTCGCCATCTTGGCTGTGATTACTGACGGACCCACACTGCAGGTCGTGTTGGAAGCCCAGCCCGACACCATTGTTGAAGGCAACTATGGGCTTTTCTTTGACAAGGGCCGCGCCCACGCAATTATTGGCCCCATCATTTCTTATGTGCCACGCGAAGGCAGTGTCACCCGCGAAGTCATTGCTGTCCTTGGCGGGGAACTGCGCAGTGCCACGTCGGGCTGGTGGTCAGGAAGCCTGCACGCCCACCCGGAGGAGATGGGGTTGGAGTGCGAGGACGTTACCTTGGACCTTCCCGGCGGACCGGGACCGGCCTGGCTCCTTCCCGCACTTGATCCCGGTCCCACATGGGCCATCATGGTGCACGGACGTGGCGCCACCCGCAACGAGGGACTGCGTGCGGTCCCCACTGCGCACCGACTTGGCATGAACGCTTTGCTGATGTCTTACAGGAACGACGGCGACGCCCCCAAAGCTCCGGATGGCAGATATGGCCTGGGCGTCACGGAATGGGCGGATGTTGAGGTGGCCATTGATTTTGCCATCTCTCGGGGTGCCAAGGACGTTGTGTTGTTCGGCTACTCAATGGGAGGGGCCATTAGTTTGCAAACTGCAGATGTGGCCCGAAACCGGAAACACATACTAGCTTTGGTTTTGGATGCCCCTGTTATCAACTGGGTCAACGTGCTGGCGCATCAGGCTGCACTAAATAGAATCCCCAACTACATTGGCAACTATGCCGAACTCATGTTGACGCATCCGCTGGGCAGGCGCCTGACAGGGCTGGCGGCACCGGTGGACTTCAAGAGCATGGACTGGGTCAGTCGAGCCGTTGAGCTCAGAACACCGTCGTTGATCCTGCACAGTATTGACGATGACTTTGTGCCCTACGAGCCCACAGCGGAATTGGCGCGGCGGAATCCGGAGATGGTCACCTTTGAGCCATTCAGCAAGGCGTTGCACACCAAAGAATGGAATGTTGACCCTGCACGCTGGGAGAACGTTGTTGAAAGTTGGCTGCGTCCGCGTTTGGGCAAGCACGCCCTGCCTCGAGAGTTGTAA
- a CDS encoding SufE family protein, whose translation MTTSQALPPALAEIVTDFQELEERDRLTLLLEFSRTLPALPERLRDHPELLEQVVECQSPLFLTVESEKTDNGDVIRLYFQAPPEAPTTRGFASVLCEGLDGLTAEEILAVPDDMPEQLGLTRAISPLRMRGMSAMLGRVKRKIRNGVRPAL comes from the coding sequence ATGACTACTTCACAAGCACTTCCCCCAGCGTTGGCCGAGATCGTCACAGACTTCCAAGAATTGGAAGAACGCGATCGCCTCACGCTGCTTTTGGAATTCTCCCGAACCCTTCCGGCTTTGCCGGAACGCCTGCGCGACCATCCCGAGTTGTTGGAACAGGTGGTGGAATGCCAGTCGCCACTGTTTCTTACCGTTGAATCGGAGAAAACGGACAACGGCGACGTCATCCGTTTGTACTTCCAAGCTCCCCCGGAAGCTCCCACCACTCGTGGCTTTGCATCGGTCCTGTGCGAAGGCCTTGATGGGTTGACGGCCGAGGAGATCCTGGCTGTTCCAGATGACATGCCCGAACAGCTTGGTCTGACCCGAGCCATCTCCCCGCTGCGTATGCGCGGCATGTCCGCCATGTTGGGACGAGTCAAGCGCAAGATTCGCAACGGTGTGCGACCAGCCCTCTAG